GTCAGTGaggcacaagatctgaccataattacacttgtcCTTTCCATAAACTGTCGTTGCTTTAGCCAAGTATTTCAGTTGCTACCATGGCAGTGGTAAGCGATCTGAGAGCagataaaaaaagtataaaaatgcgCGCATTGGCAACAAATGACTCGAAGAAGTCGACCTATACGAAATCCCGTAGGCTAAACTCACTCAGCCgacatttgaatatgttttttaattttttgattttttaatttaacgGCAAAATCACCaatcccaccagactccatttaaataatcagtatttttttcattgtaaaacacaaataattcaattcaattttatttatagtatcaattcataacaagagttatctcgagacactttacagatagagtaggtcccaacagttctagtagtttcctccagagcaagcaacagtgcaacagtggcaaggaaaaacttccttttaggcagaaacctcggtcagacccaggctcttggtaggcggtgtctgagaATTGCCTAAACATTATTCCCTCTGcttaaaatctatatctttcatAAAGATACCCATCAGGGAATGTTAACGGGGTTGTcaatattttaacttttaagagcacacacctctctctcgctctctctctctctctccctccccgcAAACCGAGCTCCACCGGATCTTCTAAGAACGGTGACGTCGTTAATAATcgagtattgattggtcagtaggcggtGCTTTTACACAGGTTGATCTTTAATCTCCAACATAACCAGCTCCCAaccaggttaggtgttcagcataAGTTACCATGACGATTTAACCCGGTAACAACTGATCCACCGTTGTGATACagaaaaccctgggttgaacctgaagttacgtcattaacgccaaatcttgcttcgtagtacaggcctctggtcCGCTCCGTGGTCgtgtgttgtgctgttgtttaccttttgtAATTTCCGGATTTCCCTATGGTCTCCGTGGTAAACTTCAcaacgctttgaactgtgggtaattccctttggtAAAGTCTGCATTGATGCAGACTCATGGAAAGGGCTCGGTAAGTGTGTGCCCAAACCCTCACGTCCTTTTTAAATTAGACATTGGGACAACCCTAAACCCTTACGGATTACAGAAGTCCGTAAATCTGTTAGTCCGGATTTTGGGATTGGGCCAAAGTGTTGGACCAACAGAAGGTTCTCCCATCGGCTCCCAGTCACCTGCAAGTTTATTTCTATTTTGAGTTACGTTCTAGCTTAAATGTAGTGCAACAACATTGAAATAACTTTCAATTTAGGGTTTAAATGTTATAATCTCAGACAAAGCTTTTTAGGAGAGGAAGGGAATCTGAAAACTTTCCAAAGGGACCACATACAAACAGGATATTGGGTAAAGTTGTATGAAGTGATGAGGAAACATTTCCATTTGGTTGGGATTTGCACAACTGAAAATATCAGAACTTGTAACTTTTGTGCTACTGGTATTAATCAATAATCCTTTCAAAAGCCTTGCATATACAGTTAGAATACCATGGGGTCAcacaagtctttttttcttttgcctttttaaagtaaataataGCTGAGATAATAAGTTTTATAATAGTGAATTCTATAAATGGCCCTTTTTATGTTCAGACTACACGATCCTGGACTGCATTTACAGCGAGGTGGACAGAACGTACTACATCCTGGATGTCATGTGCTGGAGAGGCCACCCGGTCTACGACTGCCCGGTAAGACCGGGTTCTAATCCTCCAGCAATCCAGGAATGCTTGTCTAATTGCTTAAGTAGCAAAGTCTGGGCCACAGATGTGCTTTTTTGCCACGTTGGCCATCTCATTGGCTCGGAATTTGAAGAGGAGGTTTGTGTTTACAGTACTTGTTTTCTCATCAACAGACTGACTTCCGTTTCTACTGGCTCCAGTCCAAAGTCCAGGAGACGGACGGCCTATCAGAAATCGCCAAACGCAACCCTGTGAGTAACAGGAATAGAGCCCCTTCACTTCATGACCCATTTTGTCCTTCCTAGTTTTCAGTActcagtattgttttttttaaatactgtaacaTGTTGATTCTATTTTAGGtttcctgtgttttgtgtttgttgtgcttTATGCCTTGCTGCACCTTATTTCCACACATGGGATAAATAAAGTCCTGAACTTGAACATACTCAGggggaaatgaaacaaaagaaaacttcCATTACTGTCTTTCGTACTAGTTTTGCACCTAAGTGATTATTACGCACAAATCTTGATCATTATGGGGCTTTGAGGAAGCTGGAGTGAACACTGAGACTGTTCATGGTTCACCTTTTAATTTTTAGTGTTTGTGTGGTACAGCCCAGTAGGAGCTAAATCAGGCTTAGTCCTTGTAGAGTAAACTTGCCATTGGAAAGTAATTTCTCACATTTGACAAGAAGACAAATTGTGTTTGGAACTAACAACATGGTGCTCTGATTTTGCTTTTGTCCAACAGTTCCGGTTTGTGAGCCTCCAAAGCACAGATTGCACAGCCGAGCTGATTCAGAAAGCCCTGGCAGCTGAGTATAGCTTCAGCGTAAGAAAAGTTCTCTTGTCCTCTGTGTTCTGCTAACACCTTAATGCCGCACGTTGGAAGTAGTGTTCCAATCAgataaatgctaaatgctagGTGTAATGATGTGTATGGGAGGTAATTCCTTATTTTATGAACCATATTTATTTGCTTCTCATCAAGCTTGGATTAGTTTAATCCTGAATTTCTGGCTGCAGGTGGACGGTCTGCTCTTCTACCACCGGCAGACCCACTACACCCCCGGCAGCACTCCCCTGGTGGGCTGGCTTCGCCCTTACATGGTCACTGATATCCTGGGCATAGAGGTCCCTGTAGGGCCCCTCACCACCAAGCCTGAATACGCCTGCCACCAGCTGCAGCAGATCCTGGAACACAAGAAAACATCAAGTGAAGTCCGCCCGGCCAACAGAAGTGGAGGCTATGAGTTAGAGTACCTGTCCACACCAAGCCTGGACAGTGGGGACACTCTGAACTTTTTGAATCAAAAGCCAATAAGGGAAGCTCACATGGAGATCTGAGTGAGAGGCTTAACGAGATGCAAATTGCTAACTCTCGGTTTCTGAGTGGTGGCGGCCCACATATGGCTCTTTAGAATATCTGCTGAATGGTTTTGCAGATCTGACCAATTGCAAAGCATGGCTAATTCTAATCCGGCACTGCTCAGGACGCCCTCAGAGTGCCGATTAGTAGAGCTATGctctatatgtgtgtttttaaatggctACAAACTCTGCCATTAATATTGTACCTGTTACTGACCTCTGAAACAGATTTGTTTCTTTGGGAGTAATTGCACAGTCATTAATCACTGTAATGACTTAGTCACAGTGTGTTATGCAGCTCCCTTTCATAACACCATAGGTAGTCACGTGGTCAAAAAACAGGACAAGAGGTTTCTTATGCAAGATATACTGCAAAGTGCAGCACGGTAAATGTTGTGGTAAGGGGTTGTTTTGCTCCTCTGCACTTTTTGCACTTAAAATAGAT
This genomic stretch from Etheostoma spectabile isolate EspeVRDwgs_2016 chromosome 8, UIUC_Espe_1.0, whole genome shotgun sequence harbors:
- the snupn gene encoding snurportin-1 — protein: MDDLTQALSASFAVSKEPNSTAAPHPRLAQYKSKYSVLEQSERRRRFLELQKSKRLNYVNHARRLADGDWTGVDSDGEEDKEKKEDGEQEQDDQTEEEGMEIERRKLPKHYANQLMLSEWLVDVPSELDTDWLMVVCPIGKRSLIVASKGSTASYTKSGYCVNRFPSLLPGGNRHNSAMGKDYTILDCIYSEVDRTYYILDVMCWRGHPVYDCPTDFRFYWLQSKVQETDGLSEIAKRNPFRFVSLQSTDCTAELIQKALAAEYSFSVDGLLFYHRQTHYTPGSTPLVGWLRPYMVTDILGIEVPVGPLTTKPEYACHQLQQILEHKKTSSEVRPANRSGGYELEYLSTPSLDSGDTLNFLNQKPIREAHMEI